One genomic window of Pseudanabaenaceae cyanobacterium SKYG29 includes the following:
- a CDS encoding DUF4327 family protein — protein MATKTLTIDAIREEVLRLIAKGLVTRNQPIHVLSKFYPDREWLMIEKELEINQYLLRDRISDLVGREEWSWD, from the coding sequence ATGGCTACTAAAACTTTAACAATCGATGCCATTCGCGAAGAGGTTCTGCGGCTTATAGCAAAGGGCTTAGTTACTCGCAATCAGCCTATCCATGTCCTCAGTAAATTTTATCCCGATCGGGAATGGCTCATGATAGAAAAAGAGTTAGAAATCAACCAATACTTGCTGCGGGATCGGATTTCTGACTTGGTGGGCAGAGAGGAATGGAGTTGGGACTAA